In Panthera uncia isolate 11264 chromosome B3 unlocalized genomic scaffold, Puncia_PCG_1.0 HiC_scaffold_2, whole genome shotgun sequence, the following proteins share a genomic window:
- the HYKK gene encoding hydroxylysine kinase isoform X1, whose protein sequence is MMSRGDDLQSQALTKPAFSETQASALVESVFGLKVSKIQPLPSYDDQNFHVCVSRTKDTTDGPTEYVLKISNTESSKTPELIEVQSHIIMFLRAAGFPTASVCRTKGDNLTSLVSIDSGSEIASYLVRLLTYLPGRPIAEIPISPQLLYEIGRLAGKLDKTLEKFHHPKLSCLRRENFIWNLKNVPLLEKYLYALGQSRNREIVTQVIQLFKGEVLTKLGDFRECVNHGDLNDHNILVEAIKSAPEGATYHVSGILDFGDMSYGYYVFEVAITIMYMMIESKSPLHVGGHVLAGFESVIPLTPVERGALFLLVCGRFCQSLVIAAHSCQLHPENKEYLMITAKTGWKHLQQMFDMGQEAVEEIWFQTARSYDSGIAM, encoded by the exons ATGATGTCACGTGGAGATGATCTTCAGTCACAGGCTCTCACCAAGCCCGCTTTCAGTGAAACCCAAGCCTCTGCATTAGTGGAATCGGTATTTGGGTTAAAAGTTTCCAAGATCCAGCCACTTCCTAGCTACGATGACCAAAACTTCCACGTATGCGTTTCAAGAACCAAAGACACTACAGATGGCCCGACTGAGTATGTCCTCAAAATAAGCAACACTGAGTCGAGCAAAACTCCAGAGCTGATTGAAGTTCAGAGTCACATCATCATGTTTCTGAGAGCCGCTGGGTTCCCAACAGCCTCTGTGTGTCGCACTAAAGGAGACAACCTAACCTCTCTTGTGTCCATAG ATAGTGGCTCCGAAATCGCAAGCTACTTGGTGAGGCTGCTGACTTACCTCCCAGGAAGACCTATAGCTGAGATTCCCATCAGCCCCCAGCTACTGTATGAAATTGGAAGGCTAGCTGGCAAATTGGATAAGACACTGGAG AAATTCCATCACCCAAAGTTAAGTTGCCTTCGTCGAGAAAACTTCATTTGGAATCTGAAAAACGTTCCTCTTCTGGAGAAGTACCTGTATGCCTTGGGCCAGAGCCGAAACCGAGAGATCGTCACACAGGTCATTCAGCTGTTCAAGGGCGAGGTCCTGACCAAGTTAGGTGATTTTCGAGAAT GTGTCAATCACGGAGACCTTAATGACCATAACATTTTAGTGGAGGCCATCAAGTCAGCCCCTGAAGGTGCCACGTATCACGTGTCTGGGATTTTAGACTTCGGTGACATGAGCTACGGCTACTATGTGTTTGAGGTGGCCATCACCATCATGTACATGATGATTGAGAGCAAGAGTCCCCTACACGTGGGAGGCCACGTCCTTGCCGGATTTGAGAGCGTCATCCCACTGACACCTGTGGAGAGGGGCGCCTTGTTCCTCCTCGTGTGCGGTCGCTTTTGTCAGTCACTCGTCATAGCTGCACACTCTTGCCAGCTACACCCGGAGAACAAAGAATATCTCATGATCACTGCCAAAACTGGGTGGAAGCACCTGCAGCAGATGTTCGACATGGGCCAGGAAGCTGTAGAAGAAATCTGGTTTCAAACTGCCAGGTCCTACGACTCTGGGATCGCCATGTGA
- the HYKK gene encoding hydroxylysine kinase isoform X2 has product MMSRGDDLQSQALTKPAFSETQASALVESVFGLKVSKIQPLPSYDDQNFHVCVSRTKDTTDGPTEYVLKISNTESSKTPELIEVQSHIIMFLRAAGFPTASVCRTKGDNLTSLVSIDSGSEIASYLVRLLTYLPGRPIAEIPISPQLLYEIGRLAGKLDKTLEKFHHPKLSCLRRENFIWNLKNVPLLEKYLYALGQSRNREIVTQVIQLFKGEVLTKLGDFRECRFHAQCGA; this is encoded by the exons ATGATGTCACGTGGAGATGATCTTCAGTCACAGGCTCTCACCAAGCCCGCTTTCAGTGAAACCCAAGCCTCTGCATTAGTGGAATCGGTATTTGGGTTAAAAGTTTCCAAGATCCAGCCACTTCCTAGCTACGATGACCAAAACTTCCACGTATGCGTTTCAAGAACCAAAGACACTACAGATGGCCCGACTGAGTATGTCCTCAAAATAAGCAACACTGAGTCGAGCAAAACTCCAGAGCTGATTGAAGTTCAGAGTCACATCATCATGTTTCTGAGAGCCGCTGGGTTCCCAACAGCCTCTGTGTGTCGCACTAAAGGAGACAACCTAACCTCTCTTGTGTCCATAG ATAGTGGCTCCGAAATCGCAAGCTACTTGGTGAGGCTGCTGACTTACCTCCCAGGAAGACCTATAGCTGAGATTCCCATCAGCCCCCAGCTACTGTATGAAATTGGAAGGCTAGCTGGCAAATTGGATAAGACACTGGAG AAATTCCATCACCCAAAGTTAAGTTGCCTTCGTCGAGAAAACTTCATTTGGAATCTGAAAAACGTTCCTCTTCTGGAGAAGTACCTGTATGCCTTGGGCCAGAGCCGAAACCGAGAGATCGTCACACAGGTCATTCAGCTGTTCAAGGGCGAGGTCCTGACCAAGTTAGGTGATTTTCGAGAAT gtaggttccatgcccaatgtggggcttga
- the PSMA4 gene encoding proteasome subunit alpha type-4 → MSRRYDSRTTIFSPEGRLYQVEYAMEAIGHAGTCLGILANDGVLLAAERRNIHKLLDEVFFSEKIYKLNEDMACSVAGITSDANVLTNELRLIAQRYLLQYQEPIPCEQLVTALCDIKQAYTQFGGKRPFGVSLLYIGWDKHYGFQLYQSDPSGNYGGWKATCIGNNSAAAVSMLKQDYKEGEMTLKSALALAIKVLNKTMDVSKLSAEKVEIATLTRENGKTVIRVLKQKEVEQLIKNHEEEEAKAEREKKEKEQKEKEK, encoded by the exons ATG TCTCGAAGATATGACTCCCGGACCACTATATTTTCTCCGGAAG GTCGCTTGTACCAAGTTGAGTATGCCATGGAGGCTATTGGACATGCAGGCACCTGCTTGGGGATTTTAGCCAACGATGGTGTTTTGCTTGCTGCAGAGAGACGCAACATCCACAAGCTTCTGGATGaagtttttttctctgaaaaaatttACAAACTAAATGA gGACATGGCTTGCAGTGTGGCAGGCATAACTTCTGATGCTAATGTTCTGACTAATGAACTGAGGCTCATTGCACAGAG GTATTTGTTACAGTATCAGGAGCCAATTCCTTGTGAGCAGTTGGTCACGGCACTTTGTGATATCAAACAAGCTTACACACAGTTTGGAG GAAAACGTCCCTTCGGCGTGTCCCTGCTTTACATCGGCTGGGATAAGCACTACGGTTTTCAGCTCTACCAGAGTGACCCCAGCGGGAATTACGGAGGATGGAAAGCCACATGCATTGGAAATAATAGTGCT GCAGCTGTGTCAATGTTAAAACAAGACTACAAAGAAGGAGAAATGACTTTGAAGTCAGCACTTGCTTTAGCTATCAAAGTCCTAAATAAGACCATGGATGTGAGTAAACTCTCTGCTGAAAAAG TGGAAATCGCCACCCTAACAAGAGAGAATGGGAAGACGGTCATCAGAGTCCTCAAACAGAAAGAGGTGGAGCAGTTGATCAAAAACCATGAAGAAGAAGAAGCTAAAGCTGAGCgcgagaagaaggaaaaagaacagaaagaaaaggaaaaatag